One window from the genome of Microbulbifer sp. ALW1 encodes:
- the ptsN gene encoding PTS IIA-like nitrogen regulatory protein PtsN, whose amino-acid sequence MTLEALLSPRLSLCHLAGSSKKKLLLNIAQAISEEYPDLDSDTVFNQLVARERLGSTGIGEGVAIPHCRLPGCERPIGVLCTTSPAVDFDAIDRQPVDLLFALLVPEDSDQEHLDTLAEIAALFSDSRVREKLREATTSDDLYALAINSAAAA is encoded by the coding sequence ATGACACTGGAAGCATTACTCTCTCCCCGCCTAAGCCTTTGCCACCTGGCGGGGAGCAGCAAAAAAAAGCTGCTGCTCAATATCGCCCAGGCGATCTCAGAAGAATACCCCGATCTGGATTCCGACACCGTCTTCAACCAGTTGGTTGCCCGGGAGCGCCTGGGCTCCACCGGCATCGGTGAAGGCGTGGCCATTCCCCACTGTCGCCTGCCCGGCTGCGAGCGCCCGATTGGCGTCCTCTGCACCACATCGCCAGCAGTCGACTTCGATGCTATCGACCGCCAGCCCGTAGACCTGCTGTTTGCCCTGCTGGTACCGGAAGACTCCGACCAGGAACACCTGGACACCCTGGCCGAGATCGCCGCCCTGTTCAGCGATAGCCGTGTGCGCGAAAAACTGCGTGAGGCCACCACCAGCGACGACCTCTACGCGCTGGCCATCAACAGCGCTGCCGCGGCATAA
- a CDS encoding RNA polymerase factor sigma-54 codes for MKQSLQLKLGTQLTMTPQLQQAIRLLQLSTLDLQQEIQSALDSNPLLESDFEEHAGEAPQEQNTPATSERQEREAANADSVREAQAEAGVDGDWNGEIPDDLPVDTRWDDIYTNSSYSGGDAEEYALEQRNAVSESLQDHLLWQLNLTPLTDGDKLIGEALIDAIAPNGFLDADLDELAAALDVETDEVLAVLKTIQHLEPVGCGARDLRESLLLQLRQLPEQTPWLAQAQAIVGQHLDLLGKRDFRQLSRRTRLSETQLGEVMRLIQTLTPYPGEAFGGEEPQYVVPDVIVSRREQRWVVELNPETTPKLRINDTYAALIKRADNSNENNYLRDNLQEARWFLKSLQSRHETLLKVASCIVEKQRGFFEQGPEAMKPMVLANIAETIGMHESTISRVTTQKYMLTPRGVFELKYFFSSHVSTDSGEDASSTAIRALIRKLVDAEQPRKPLSDNKITQELDAQGIKVARRTVAKYRESMGIPSSSERKRLV; via the coding sequence GAAATCCAGTCCGCCCTGGATAGCAATCCGCTGCTGGAGTCCGATTTCGAAGAGCACGCCGGTGAAGCCCCCCAGGAACAGAACACCCCCGCCACCTCCGAGCGCCAGGAGCGCGAAGCCGCCAACGCCGACAGCGTCCGCGAAGCGCAGGCCGAGGCCGGTGTGGACGGCGACTGGAACGGGGAAATTCCCGACGACCTGCCCGTCGACACCCGCTGGGACGACATTTACACCAACAGCAGCTACAGCGGCGGCGACGCAGAAGAGTATGCGCTGGAGCAACGCAACGCGGTCTCGGAGAGCCTGCAGGATCACCTGCTGTGGCAACTTAACCTCACTCCCCTGACCGATGGCGACAAGCTGATCGGCGAAGCCCTGATCGACGCCATTGCCCCCAACGGTTTTCTGGATGCCGACCTGGACGAGCTGGCCGCAGCGCTGGACGTGGAAACCGATGAAGTTCTGGCAGTACTGAAAACCATCCAGCATCTGGAACCGGTCGGATGTGGCGCACGGGACCTGCGCGAGAGCCTGCTGTTGCAATTGCGCCAACTCCCCGAGCAGACGCCCTGGCTGGCCCAGGCGCAGGCGATTGTCGGCCAACACCTGGACTTGCTGGGCAAGCGGGACTTCCGCCAGCTCAGCCGCCGCACCCGCCTCAGCGAGACACAGCTGGGCGAGGTGATGCGCCTGATCCAGACGCTCACGCCTTACCCGGGTGAAGCCTTCGGCGGCGAAGAGCCGCAATACGTGGTGCCGGATGTGATCGTCAGCCGCCGGGAACAGCGCTGGGTGGTGGAACTGAACCCGGAAACCACCCCCAAACTGCGTATCAACGACACATACGCGGCGCTGATCAAGCGCGCGGACAACTCCAATGAAAATAACTACCTGCGCGACAATCTGCAGGAGGCACGCTGGTTCCTGAAAAGCCTGCAGAGCCGCCATGAAACCCTGCTGAAGGTCGCCAGCTGTATCGTGGAGAAACAGCGGGGGTTTTTCGAGCAGGGCCCGGAAGCCATGAAACCCATGGTGCTGGCAAATATTGCCGAAACCATCGGCATGCACGAATCCACCATTTCCCGGGTCACCACGCAAAAATACATGCTTACGCCGCGCGGTGTGTTCGAACTCAAGTATTTCTTCTCCAGCCATGTGAGCACCGACTCCGGCGAGGACGCCTCCTCCACCGCCATTCGCGCTCTGATTCGCAAGCTGGTGGATGCGGAGCAGCCACGCAAGCCACTGTCGGACAACAAGATCACCCAGGAGCTGGATGCCCAGGGCATCAAGGTGGCCCGCCGCACCGTAGCCAAATACCGCGAATCCATGGGAATCCCCTCCTCCAGCGAGCGAAAGCGACTGGTCTAA
- the hpf gene encoding ribosome hibernation-promoting factor, HPF/YfiA family, producing the protein MQINISGHHVDVTPAIRDYCLTKLDKLSRHNDLITNAQVTLSVDKLIQKAEARVHVNGNKDIFADSESEDMYAAIDSLSDKLDRQLLKHKEKLRSHR; encoded by the coding sequence ATGCAGATCAATATCAGTGGCCACCATGTAGACGTTACTCCGGCCATTCGCGATTACTGCCTGACCAAACTGGACAAGCTCTCCCGCCACAATGACCTGATCACCAACGCCCAGGTCACTCTGTCCGTCGACAAACTTATCCAGAAAGCCGAGGCGCGGGTTCACGTGAACGGCAACAAGGATATTTTTGCGGATTCGGAATCTGAGGACATGTACGCAGCGATCGACTCGCTGTCCGACAAACTCGACCGGCAGCTGCTGAAACACAAAGAAAAGTTACGCAGTCACCGGTAG